A stretch of Halocalculus aciditolerans DNA encodes these proteins:
- a CDS encoding RNA-guided endonuclease InsQ/TnpB family protein: MAIQVTRTYVGSIQNHRQVCDGLDSLGDSASKIWNVARWTADRIWDETGDIPDEGVLKSYMKNQSCWKDLNAQSSQKVIEELSDAFQSWFDLRHKFDEANPPGYRKHGDTRPKSTVTFKADGFKHDSENNRVRLSKGSNLKEYWSDFLLCEYQTRPDVDLAEVNKVQNVRAVWNGDEWELHFVCKIELDTTDSAGDEVAGIDLGIKNIATVAFPDEYVLYPGNSLKQDKHYFKRAEYDTEGENGPSAKSMWARRKLADRETHFYHTLTDTIITECVERGVGTLAVSWPEDVRDSDWGKTGNKKLHSWAFDRIYQYLEYKGEIRGVEVLKENEWNTSKTCSRCGDDTKSNRVERGLYVCSSCGLVGNADCNGAENMRQKITPSPHGEDRSNGCVAQPSTYLFDRESGLFHTREQVVS, translated from the coding sequence ATGGCGATTCAGGTCACTCGAACCTACGTTGGTTCCATCCAGAACCACCGACAGGTCTGCGATGGCCTTGACTCGCTCGGAGACTCTGCCTCGAAAATCTGGAATGTCGCCCGATGGACAGCCGACCGTATCTGGGATGAGACAGGCGACATCCCAGACGAGGGCGTGCTGAAATCGTACATGAAGAACCAGTCGTGCTGGAAAGACTTGAACGCGCAATCCAGTCAGAAAGTCATCGAAGAACTTTCCGACGCTTTCCAGTCATGGTTCGACCTGCGACACAAGTTTGACGAGGCGAATCCGCCCGGCTACCGCAAACACGGCGACACCCGACCCAAGAGTACGGTCACGTTCAAAGCAGACGGCTTCAAACACGACTCCGAGAACAACCGCGTCAGACTCAGCAAAGGCTCGAATCTCAAGGAGTATTGGTCGGACTTCCTGCTCTGCGAGTACCAGACCCGCCCGGACGTCGACCTCGCAGAAGTCAATAAGGTACAGAACGTTCGAGCCGTCTGGAACGGCGACGAATGGGAACTCCACTTCGTCTGCAAAATCGAACTCGACACTACCGACTCCGCAGGCGACGAAGTGGCAGGCATCGACCTTGGCATCAAGAACATCGCCACGGTCGCGTTCCCCGACGAATACGTCCTGTACCCCGGCAACTCACTCAAGCAGGACAAGCACTACTTCAAGCGAGCCGAGTACGACACCGAAGGTGAGAACGGCCCGTCTGCGAAGTCGATGTGGGCACGTCGGAAACTCGCAGACCGCGAAACCCACTTCTACCACACGCTCACGGACACCATCATCACGGAGTGCGTTGAACGCGGTGTGGGGACGCTCGCGGTGAGTTGGCCTGAAGACGTGCGCGACTCGGACTGGGGGAAGACCGGCAACAAGAAGTTGCACTCGTGGGCGTTCGACCGCATCTACCAGTACCTCGAATACAAGGGCGAGATCCGTGGCGTTGAGGTGTTGAAGGAGAACGAGTGGAATACGTCGAAGACGTGTTCACGATGTGGTGACGACACGAAGTCGAACCGTGTTGAACGTGGGCTGTATGTCTGCTCGTCGTGCGGTTTGGTCGGTAATGCGGATTGTAATGGGGCGGAGAATATGCGCCAGAAGATAACTCCGAGTCCTCACGGCGAGGATAGGAGTAACGGCTGTGTGGCACAGCCATCGACATACTTGTTCGACCGCGAGAGCGGGTTGTTTCACACGAGAGAACAGGTCGTGTCGTAG